Proteins from a genomic interval of Haemorhous mexicanus isolate bHaeMex1 chromosome Z, bHaeMex1.pri, whole genome shotgun sequence:
- the TMEM215 gene encoding transmembrane protein 215, whose amino-acid sequence MARTLRPDDINPRTGLVVALVSVFLVFGFMFTVSGIKGETLGDIPLLAIGPAICLPGIAAIALTRKTDGCTKCPENMRPCCKELKDRDVMELLRTPSDLESGKGSCDELARKAYRKDRRGLRGEDTVFICTTSTAAAATAEGKSLAKKVEQEEMLKYLESCYPEMPENVFVGDGSTYSALEKKSSSPSRDSIPCPDIEDNIFVAPKDSIIVCSYKDNSPYDRYCCYINPTGVNSDQETIV is encoded by the coding sequence ATGGCGCGGACCCTGAGACCCGACGACATCAACCCCCGGACGGGGCTTGTGGTGGCTCTGGTCAGCGTCTTTCTGGTGTTCGGCTTCATGTTCACCGTGTCTGGCATCAAGGGAGAGACCCTGGGAGACATCCCGCTGCTGGCCATCGGGCCGGCCATCTGCCTGCCGGGCATCGCCGCCATTGCCCTCACCAGAAAAACCGACGGCTGCACCAAGTGTCCCGAGAACATGCGTCCGTGCTGTAAGGAACTCAAGGACCGGGATGTCATGGAGCTGCTAAGGACCCCCTCGGACCTGGAGTCTGGCAAGGGAAGTTGTGACGAGCTGGCCAGGAAAGCTTACCGCAAGGACAGGAGAGGGCTGAGGGGAGAGGACACCGTGTTCATCTGCACCACCAGCACCGCCGCCGCTGCCACGGCAGAGGGCAAGAGCCTCGCCAAAAaggtggagcaggaggagatgctGAAATATCTGGAGAGCTGTTACCCAGAGATGCCAGAGAATGTGTTCGTGGGAGATGGCTCCACATACAGTGCCTTGGAGAAGAAGAGCTCttctcccagcagggacagcattCCTTGCCCTGACATTGAAGACAACATTTTTGTGGCTCCTAAAGATAGTATCATTGTCTGCTCTTACAAGGATAACAGCCCTTATGACAGGTACTGTTGTTACATAAACCCCACTGGAGTCAATTCAGACCAGGAGACCATTGTGTGA